The following is a genomic window from Geoalkalibacter halelectricus.
ACCCAGGTGGGAAAGGTCTTGGGGGTCAGGCAGCGCAGCCTTTGGCTGCCCACCCGCAGCTGGGCGAACTCCTTGGCGATGGCGGTTTCGGCGAGAATCACCTGCTTGCGGATCGGCAGGCGCTCATCGTAGCTGTCGGCGTTGGCGCCCGGCTCGTCGTTGAGCAGTCGGCGCAGCCAGCCGACCAGCTCCACGGGCTTCAAGGGGCGCGGATAGAGGCGCGCGCCGAAGAGGTTTTCCTCCAGCATGAGGGCTGCCTCGCGCGGCCGAAAATCCCGGGCGCCCGCCGGGGCCTTGGCGGCGAAGAACAGGCGAAACTGGCGCAGCGGAATCTCCGACATCTGCTCCAGGCCCAGGCGCCCCTCATGCAAAAAGGCGGTGAAGTTCTCGCCGATGCGGTTGAGCAGGGGGTTCTGGCGGGTCTTGGTCTTGAGGTGGCGCTCGAGCACCGGTGTTACGTGCGGGTCGGCGTGCAGGATGAACTGAAACACCGCGCCCTCGGGAAAGCCCGCGCGAAACAGCCCTTCGAGGGTCGTGTAGGCGCTCTGCGGCGCGAAGTTGAGCGGGCGGCACTCCCAGATCATGCCCAGGGTGCCGTCGCTGTTGTGATAGATCTGGGAGTCCTCGTCATAGGCCAGGTAGGGCAGGTAATCCGAGAAGCTCTCGCGGCGGCATTGGCGGGCGAGGTGTTCCTGGGTGAGGCCGCCGCCTTGGCCGAACAAAAGGGTGAACAGGCCCATGGCTCTAGTCCTCCAGTTCCCTGGCGCGCTCGCCGAGCACGAAGCGCGGCTCATCGACGAAGAAATAGGTGTAGCGCGGCATGTGCAGCTCGTTCTCGGCGCCCCGGTAGGGCAAAAAGAGCACGCGCATCACCTTGGGCGGCGCCACCAGGGGCGCCGCGGGCTCCTCCAGCAGCCCCGCCATGCGGCTGAAAAGCCGCGCGCGGTAGGCCTCCAGGGCCGCCTCGCCCTCGGCGGCGCGCTCAGGCCGCCGGCCGCCCTTGCTCTCCAGGTAGGCCTGCTCCACCGGCACGCACTTGCCCGGATCGGTGTCGGGACAGTTGAACTTGCTGGCGTAGGGCGAGCAGCCGCTCGCCAGGAGCAGACCGAGGATCAACGACTTTGTGATGGGATTCACCAGCCACCTCCCGTTTCGCGAATTTCCAGGGTCACGCCTTCCTGGATGACCAGGGTGATGTCCTTGGTCGCTCCCACCTCGATGACCGGCATGGTCTGCTTGGCCAGATCGAGATAGAACTTCTGCACGTCCTTGAAGCCCTGGGAGATCCCCGAGGCCGCGCCCACCCGCAGGATGTCCCCGCTGGGGATGGTCTGGGTGGTGCCCAGGGGGCTTACGCTGGTGACCGTGGAGGTGGCCGAGATGGCATCGGCGGCCCCGCCGAAAAACCCCGCGAGCATCGAGCGCGCGATGTTGGCGCCCATCTTGGCCACTACCTGGCCCTTGAGGCCGATCTTGCCGTCCTCGTCCACGACAAAACCCTTGACCTTCTGGTCGATCACCGCCTCGCCCTTGCGCGAGATGCACGAGAGCGAGACCAGTTGCAGGTGCGCGCGCTCATCGGCGAGGTTGCCCACCCCGTCGGCGATGACGAAGCAGCCCTTGAGGTCGGCCTTGACGCTGTTGGGCAGCACCGCCAGCTCCTTGACCCGCAGCAGCACCGGCACGGGGTTGCCGCGCGCCGCCTCGACGGTGGGGGCGTCAAGGCCGGAAAGTAGCGTCGCCGCCATGAAAGAAGGGGGCAGATAGACGCTCGGGCGGCTGGCTTTTTTTTTATCCTCGCTCGCGGCGCTCGCCGAGGCGCTCACATGGGCGATGCCGCCCACGACCAGCACCGGCTCGGGAGGCGGAGGCGCGGCCGGCAGGGGCGCGCCGCCCGGGCCGGGCAGGGGCAGGGGTGGCGGCGGGTAGCCGGTTAGCGGCGCCACGCGCCCGGCGGGGCGCACCTCGGGCGGGCCTTGGAGGGTGTCGGCCTCGGACCGCGTTTCACCCGGTTCCTGCGCGACGGCGCTCGCGCGCTGCTGCTTTTCGCGCTGGATATCCTCGACCAACTGGCGCAACTCCGAGAGCTCGGCGTCACGCCGGGAGAGATCGCGCAGGCTCTCCTGGTAGAGATCTTTTTTCAGCAGGGACGGGGCGGGGGTGAGCACCTGAGGCTTGACTTGCCGCTCGACGGGCTCTCGTTTCTCGCCGCGCAGCAACACGCCCACCACGGCAAACAGCATGAGGCTGCCGCTCACGGCGGCAACCACGGCAAAGCGCTTCTTGCGGGGCGAAAGTCCCCGCCAGCGATCCTTGAGGCTCATGGCAGACCTCCCGGTGCAAACGCCGTCCAGCGGCTCCAGTCCTCGCCCTGCGGCTTGACCTCGACCACAAAGAGGCGCGTTGTCCCACCCGGTTGCAGCAGCAGTTCCTCGACGGCCACCGCCACCGGGTTATCGACCAGCTCCGCGCGCAGGAACATCTCCTCCTTGAGGCGCAGGCCCGGCTGCCCGGGGCGAAGCCGCGCCACCAGCTCGCGCAGGCGCAGCCCCTCGCCCTCGACCAGGATCTCGCGGACCAGGCTCAGTTCCAACTCGGCGAACAGATCCAGGTCGCGGCGCAGGGGACGCACCAGGTAGCTCTCGGCCGGCTCGTCGGCGTAGGCCTCGCGGATCAGGCGCAGGGCCTTTCGCTCCAGGGGCAGGCCCTCAAAGAGCGCGAGGTTTCTGCGCACCCGCTCGCCCTGGCCCGAGGACAGTTGCACCACCTGGGCGGGGATCTGCTCGGGGATGCTCACCAGGTTATAGACCGACTGGCCGCAGACCACGAAAAACTCCGAGGGCGTCTCGCTGTAGAGGGTGCGGTTGCCCTGGCGCGTGGCGGTGAACTTGACGAAGGCGTTCTTGCCGACGATGCGCACCTCGATGCCCTTTTCCTGACTGAAGGTCAGATCGCGGATGTCCTCCGAGCACACCAGGCGGTTGACGTCGGTGCTCGACAGCCGGATGCGCGTGCTGATCTCCGGCAGCACCGTCGTGGGCCAGGGGTTAGTCCCGGCCGGGGCTGTCAGGGAAGGATCGGCGAACCCGTCGGCGGCGGCCGGGGCGGGAAGAACCGACCCCAGCAGGGCGGCCGCGAGCATCAGAGTCAGGGGGCGAGGGGTCATTACTTGGCGTCCTTTTCCGAGAGTTCAACGATCCAGAACCGCCCGCCCTCCATGAGGTAATCCAGGACGTAGGTGCTGGAGGCTTCCGCGATTTTTTTGTCCTGCACATAGAGCAGGCGCGTGCCGGTGATCTCCAGGCGCCGTCGGTTCTCGTCCTGCACGATGCGCTGGGTGTGAAAGACGCTGCTCGTCTGGGTCGCCTCGATGGTGTCGGCCATCTCGTAGAACATGGCGCGCGCCGCCGCGTAGCTCTGCGGCCGGTAGAGGGTGAGCAGTTCCTCGAACTGGCGCCTCGCGGTGGCGGGCGAATGGCTCAGGCCCAGGGCGGCGACATAGCGCCCCATCTGGTTGAGATAGGCGGGATCGGCCCTGTGGCCGCGCACCTCCATGGCGCCCTCGAATCCCGGCGGCACGATGATGGTGCGCTGCTCGTCGAGCAGGCCGTTGAGCGTGCAGGAGTTGTGCAGGGTCGCCGCGCCCATCACCACCACCACCAGCTTGAGCAGGCGGTTTTCGGCGAAGAGGTTGGAGGATTTCTGGATGAACAGGGGCAGCTTCACTCGGCGAACTCGTCCTCGAAAAAGGTTGGATAGCCGTGCAGGGTCACCAGGCCCAGGAAGTAGGGCAGGTTGGCGACAAAGCCCTGGGGCATGCGGCGCTTGAAGATGTGAAAGGCGACCGGCAGGGCCACCAGGCTCAGCCAGAAAAAACCGCCGAAGAGCATGGCGAGCAGGTAGCAGCAGCCGATGACAATCAGATCGTCGACTTCGAGAAACAAGATCTTGAAGGGCTTGGAGAGGTAGAACGGAAACTTGGCCTGCATGGGATGAGCGCTCCCCTCGCGGCAAGGGGCTGGGAGAGTCCGGGGCCGCTCTCCCAGCCGGTTGAGGTTTAGCCCAGAAGCCCCAGACCCGTGACCACCGAGTCGAGTCCGCCCAGAACACCGGCGACCACCAGGGCGATCACGCCGAACTGCCAGGCGCGGTTGAGAAACATGATCAGGCCGAAGATGACGATCATGGCGATGCCGATGTAGAGCGGCACCCCGGTCAGATCCTGCCAGACCTCAAAGCCCCGGTAGAAAAAATCCCCCGGGACGGGAGCATTGGCGGCCAGCGCCGCGCCCGCCTGAAGGCACACCAGGGTCAGGGCGGCGGCGATCAGGCGTGAAACAGAAGACATCCGTCCAGCGAGCGTTTTCATCATCGTGTTCCTTTCCTCTCTCCTGTGGTGAGTGCGCTTGTTCATGGGCGATGGAGCAGCGCGTCGATACGCGCGAGGTCCGCACCCGAGACCTGCCGCCCGTTGACCCAGAGCACCGGGGTTCCCCGCACCCCCAGCCTCCTTGCCAGTTCCAGATGCTCCTCCAGCAGGGCATCGGCGTCGCACGGCGCCGCAAGCCTGATGGGTTGATGGTCGTAGCGCCCCGCGAAGACCTCGCGCAGGGCCTTTTCCCGGTCGGCGGCGCACAGAATCAGCTGCGCCTTGGCCCGCGCTTGGGGGTGCAGCGCCTCCAGGGGGTAGAAAAAGACGTAGCGGGTGACATCCGCGCGCCCGTCGAGATGCTTCTCGACCCTGCGGCAGTGAGGGCAGTCCGGATCGGTGAACTCGATCACCTGATGGGGGCCGCTGCCGATGCGCACCGCCTTGTCCAAGGGCAGCGCGCCGACGGCCTTGCTCAAAAGCGCCTCACGGCTCTCGGCGGTGAGGTTGTGTCCGTCCTTGCTCCAGAGTTCGCCGAAGAACAGATAGCCTTGCGGGCTGAAGTAGAAGATCTGCTCACCGGCCTGGACTTCGTAGACGCCCGGCAGCGGAGTTTCCGAAAAATCCGTGATGCTCAGGTTGGGAAAGGCTCGCTTGAGGTGTTCGCGGTTGGCTTCGTCCATGCTCGTATCCAGTGCCCATGCCGTGACTGCCGCCGTTGATGCCAAAAGACCCGACACACAGGTTGCGATGATGCGCTTCATGGCTCCTCCATGACTTTGCCGGGTTCCCGAATAGCCTTTGCCCCTGACGCCGGGCCGACGACCACCCGTCGGTTGGCGGCCCGCTCCGGTCCGGCTGGATGGGCCGCTCCCAGGGCCTGCTGCCTGACGACCCTCACCCCGCGCGCCCCGAGATATCCGGCCACCGCTGCGGCGCGCCGTTGCGAGAGTTCGCGGTTGTAGATCTCGGAGCCCAGGTCGCAGGCGTGACCCTCGATCCAGACCGCGCAGCCCGCCGGGAACTGGTCGAGGCGCGCCAGGTCCTTCGCCTGCGGTTCGACGCCGCCGAAGTCGAAGAGCACCGTCAGCGGGATAATCGGGCAGGGGGGAAGCTGTGGCGGTAAAGTCGTGTGGGACTCAACGGTGGGAGCGCCCAAGCGCAGGGCGAGATCCTCGCCATGGTCCGGCGCGGTCAGGCGGCCCGGTGGGCACTCAGGGGTGATAAGAAAGCTCGGCGCGCTGAAGCTCTGTGCCACCGGCTCGAAATCGGGGGCATAAAGTTCCCGGCAGATGCTCTCGGCCAGGGCAGGTCGCGGAACCAAGGCAACCACAACGGCCGCCAGGATGAAAAGACGCATGGGCTCCTCCCGAAAACAAAATCATCTTCGAGAGGAGAATCGGGGGAGGGGGAAGGGGGAGGATGCGAAAAGTGTCGCTCCCGAATGCCAGGGGATCGATTTACCGGACGAGGGCCAGCCACTCAGCGATCTCGATGCGCAAGGGAGGGGCCTTGTCCTGGCGCACCTCCAGGTGACGATCGGCAAAGCGCAAAACGTAGGTCAGGTGTTCGCCCGCTTCCGTCGCGCCGAGGACGCTCTGGTTGAAAATCGCGGCATTGGTGCCCTGGGTACGTGCCGAGGGAGCGAGCAGGCCCGGATGACCTTCGGCCTGGAGGCGGCGGGCGAGTTGTTGGCAGAAGCGGTGATCGTCCGCGACAAGGCGCGGCTCTTGGTTTTCAAGTCCAACAAGGTCGATCAGCAGGGCCTGACAAGGCACCCGGTATACGTGCCGATGGCAGATGATGGGCTGGGTCCCAAGGCTAAGACCTTCAATGGCGAGGTTGTCCATGACCATGTGGTAGGCGGTTTCGTAGATGGTCGTTTCGGAGGTGAGGGCGCCGTACCAGACAGGGAAGGTGCCGTCGCTGTAGCGCGAGGCGGTAAAATGGGGAGGATCGAAGGGGTAGCCGATGGCATGGTAGAAGGCGTCGATTTCGTCGGGAACTGGCGGCAGCCGTTTCAGGAAGGCGTCAGCCTCCTCGGTATCAAGCGCATCGGCGGCGAGATCGTCGAAGGGATGGGCCGGTGCCGGGAGTTCGGGAACATTGCGAAACAGGCGCTGATGGATGTTGCGAAGTGAAAGGTTGTCGAGAATATCCATGGGATCAGCGGGTCAGGCGCACATCCAGGTGCCGGGAGACCTTGGCGAGTCCCAAAAGACCCTCTTTCAGCATCACTTCCAGGGGGGTGAGGTTGCCCAATGCGCGGTTTCGCATCTTGACCCAGCCGTAGCAGATCTCGGGATTCTCGGGATAGAGGGTGCGAAGGCTGCGGTGGATGGCCAGAAGATAGGCGGCGCGATCAAGCATGTCGCGCACCAGCGGCAGGGGCTCCCCGCGACGATAGCGCGAAAGCACGGCGCGGCTCTTGGGACGAAGCCCGAGAAGTTCGAGCTGCTCATCGGTGGAAATTTGCCAATGCCCGAATAGCTGCATGACCATGCGGGCGATTCGGGAACGCTGGTCCTCGGACTCGGCAGGCTGGTTCTGCAAGATTGCGGGTTCGGCCACGGCATGCTCCTTTTTTGTTTTATTTTAAACAGAAATTGTTTTTTTAGCAACATATTGGTTTTTTCTGCACAGCGCTATGCACCACGCCAGTCGAGTCTTTTTTCGACCTATCTGAAAATATCATCCACGCTCAATGAGTTCCCGACGGACGGGCACTCCTCCAAGGGAGCCTTGGGCAGTTTGCGATTTTTTTCCTGCGCGCCTTTCCCCGCCATGGCCGCCAAGGCTTCCCGCCCGACATCGCTCTCCAGATAATGCCGCAGAGCCTCCAGGATAAACATCGACTGCTTGCGCGAGCGCCTGAGATCCTCCAGTGCCGCAAGCACCCTGGGGTCATAGGTGGTCAGCCGCAGCAGAATCGTGGCCATGGGCATTACTCCGGCTGTTGGGCGCGCGCGGCGATCACGGAAAACCCGGCGGCGTTGGCGAACTCGGGTTCATCCAGGATCACCAGGTTGACGTTGCCCGCGCTCAGGTGCTCCCGGATCAGCCTTGCGCCGCCGCCGAACAGTAGGACCGTCTCGAACGAACTCTTTCCGGCGGCGTGGGCGAGAAGTTCCCCACGGATGTCGCGCAGAATCACCTCGACATAATCGCGCGCCGCCTGGCTGATTTCGCGGCCGATGTCGTGGCGGTCAAAGCCGTACTGGATGAATCCTTCCTCGATGAGGCAGCTGATCTCCACGGGGGTGAAGCTGCGCGAGGGTGCGAACTTGCGTATGGCGGGCAACAGGTGCCGGGTGGCCATCTGGTGGACGCCGCGCTTGTAGAAGGTGTCGCCGTGGATGATGGTTTTTCGCTCCGGCGCGTAGAGAGTGAAGATCACCGTGTTGAAGCCGACGTCGATGCCGAGGATATTGCCCTGGGGCCTGGGGCTTTCCGCCAGGTGGAGGCGCACCCCGCCCAGGCCTTGGGGCAGGATCAGGGCGTCGGGCCAGCCCGAGGCCGACAGAAGTTTTCGCAAGGTGGCGACCATGCCCGCGGGTTCGTCTTTTTCCGTGTGCCAGACCCCGTAAGGCAGCCCCACCACTAGCCGCGCCGATCCGGTCGCGATGTCGGCCTCCCGGGCGGCTCTCTCGACGAACACCGGGTAGTAGTGAACCAGCTCCTCGATGGTCTTGAGGTAGCTGCTGCCTGCCAGGATCAGAGCCTCGTCGCCGATCAGCAGCCTGCCGCCCTCGTGCTGCATGGCCGAGACGATGCGGCCCTTGCGCTGCCGGTGGATCCACTTGAGGGCGGAAAATCCCAGATCGCAGATGAAGTGTTCCATGCCGTTCTCCTTTGCGATGTCGACCAGGAAGTTTACTGCCAGGGCAACTTCGAGGTTGCCAATGTGCTGCAAGTCACCGAAATATCTATAAAAGCCAAGGTTGCGCGCTGATCCTCGCGGCGGTTTTTGTTTACGACCAAGGCAACTATCTCCGCCACGTCGCCCTGGTGGTTTACTAAATTGGCGACCAGGGCGTGCGGCCGGTTTGCCGATCTGTGCTTCTTCCTAACCAATCAGGGCCGGGGGAAGGTCGCGGCGGGGCAGGGGACCAGGTGCTGATCTCCAGACAGCCGCCGCAAAAAAATCCAGACGCAATAACTTCTTTTATTATTTTGGTGATTTCTCCAGATTAGGGGTGTGCGGTTTTCCAGATTTGGCCAGGGCTTCGGCCAGATTCTTGCGCCTTCCCTGGCGTAGGTCGTAGGCGATTTCGCGCACCCGAAAAATCTTCTCCTCCGCCACCTTGACCCCCAGGTATTTTTCCACCTTGGCCCGCACGTCCTCGGTTTGCAGCCGCTTGCCCTTGGGCAGATTGAGGTAGCAGCGCAGAATGTAGCGATCCACGCGATCGAGTTCCGGCGCCATGAGGACCACCCGCCGCTTGGCCGGTCGCAGCGCTTGGGCCTGCCTGCGCACATACCACTCCTTGCCCCAGGTGGCGGCGAGGATGGTGAGCCCCTTGAGTTCCTCGGCGCTTAAGGGGTTGGCGATGATCCCCTCGCGATGCAACTGCCAGAGCACCTGCGGCTCAAGCCCAACAAGCCCTGCGGCCTCCTTGATGCTCATCCCGTCCGCCATTGCGTGCCTCCCTGGCCATCCGCGAGCTTTTGCGGGTGGGCGGCAGGGGCGGGCTTCAGCAGTTCCAGCAGCCCCTGCGCGATCTCGCGGATCTGCTCCTCATGGGCCTCCTCGCCCAGGGCCTCCACCCGCTCGTAGAGGTTGACCAGCAGCTTGCCCGAGCGCCCGCCGAGGCTTGGGGGCAGCATGCCCGAGAGCGTGTTGGCGGTTTTTTCCAGAAGCTCGCGCCGGTAGCTGGGCCGCCCATCGGCTTTTCCCAGCAGCCAACCCGGGTCCACGTCCTCCGCCCGGCAGAGCGCCATCAGAAACTGCGCATCGGGGCTGCGCCCGCCTTTTTCGTAGTTGGCCAGGGTGTTCTTGTGAATGCTGAAGATTTTCGCGAACTCCTCCAGGGTTCTGGCGCCCCGCACGATCCGGAGTCTCTCTCCCATCTGATTCATCGCCTGATTCCTCCGTGGTTTGAGCCTTGGCTCGCTTGGCCGGGGCTCCCTGGCCCTCTCGGCCCGGGCCTTTTTCGCCAGGCCGTTGATGACCGAGAGGTGCCGGGACTCGATGTCGGCCGGACTGATCTCCAGGCGCCCCTCCTCGACCAGCCTCGCTACGCGAGTCACCACCCGCGAGATGGCCTGGCGCACGTTGGGCACCGAGCAGCCAAGCTCCTTGGCGATTTCGTAATTGTTCAGCCGTCCCTTGCGCGTCACCCCCAGCGCCAGCACCCACACCTTCCGCTCGATTTCCGAGAGATGCTCGCGCACCGCCAGATACAGCCGCTCGACGTCATGGGGGCTTTTTTCCTGGGGCGGGGCGCTTAAGCGTTCGGAGACGGTGTCCACCTCACGGCAGTGGGTGGTCACGGGAGAGGTGCAACCGGAATGGCGGGGAGATAAGGGGTTGGGCGTGATGATGGCGATCTGGCGGCGAAACAGCGTCCAGAAGCAGGCTTCGAAGGCCAGCTGCTTCTCCTGGGCCACGCTGGTCGCGAGGATCGCCGCCTCGTAGGCATCCTGCAAGTAGTCGGCGCGCTCGTAGGGGGTGAAGTTCTCAAGCCTTCGCGCCTTGCTGATGATCATCCCCCGGTGGGCGTTCACCCACGCGATCGCATCATTCGTTCCCATGCGCTCCTCCTCCCCGCCGGTCGCGGGCCACCGAAGGCGATCGGCGCGCAATCCGGCCGTGCCTTCTTTTAAGAGTTAAAGAAATAGTTAAAAACAGTTAGCGGGCTGTGGAAAACTCCCTAAGCTTATGAATCCAATGACGAATCCGATTATTAACGGTCGGCCATAAGTCGATAGTTGGTCGGTCATAAGTCGATAGTTCGGTCGGTCAAAAGTCGATAGCGGTCGGTCATAAGTCGATACCTGGTCGGTCATAAGTCGATAGTCGGTCGGTCATAAGTCGATAGTTCTCAAGCCTCAGGGATCGAAGCTCGCCTGCTCCTCGGGCCGCATCACCTGGACGCGGTCGTGCTCGATGCTCCAGGCCAGAAGAAAACCCTCGTCCTTCAAGTGCTTGAGCGCCTCGATGAGCTGCGCCTTGAAGTGTTTGGGCCGCATCTCGCTGCCGCAGAACTTTTGCAGCGTCTCCACCCGCACCGCGAAGGGCCGGCGGTGCGTCGACCAGTAGCCGTGAAGCTTGGTGGCGATGCCCACCGGCAGCCGCAGGCGTTGTTCCCAGTTGATGCGCGTCAGGCACCCGTCGCCGAACAGCAGGCACATCTCGGGCGACACCCAGAGCTGCCAGCGCCGCAAGGGCTTCTTGGTCTGCGGGTCCTCGTTGCGAAAGCGAAGGATCATCGGCACCGCCACCGTTTGGCGAAGCCGCACCGAGCTGACTTCCACGGCCGTGTTAGTTCTCAGATTGGCCTGCACGTAAATTCCTGATTATCTTGATACTCCTTTCAGATTATTTTGATCCGCCCCGAAAGCCGGTCTTGGCTTTCGGGGCGGTGCTGTGCCACACCACACACCCCAAACAAAAAAAAAAAAAAAACAAACCCCCCACCCCCCCCCCCCCCCCCCCCCCCCCCCCGCGCCCCCCCCCCCCCCCCCCCGCGCTGATTGAACTCGCAGAAAATCGGCGACGGCCGCCCCATGCTCTTCGCTGTGGTGGGCCATGCCTTGAAAAGCTGCACAGAGGTTGAGAAAGTCCTGCAAATCCTGATGCTGGGCCGACCTGAGCAGCCGCTTGGTCAGGCGCAGGGCGGCACGCGGCTTGGCCGCGATCCGGGCAGCCAATTCGTGGGCGCGTGGCAGAAGGTCAGAGTGGTCGGTCACATCAAGCAGCAACCCCATCTCCAGCGCCTCCCGGGCATCGATGACGCGTCCCGTCAAACAAAGCTCGGCGGCCTTCTGAAAACCGATGAGGCGCTGCAGAAACCAGGCACCGCCATCGCCGGAAACGATTCCCAGGTTGACGAAGGTTTCGCCGAAACGCGCGCGGCTCGACGCCAGACGCAGGTCGCACATGCAGGCCAGATCCATGCCGGCGCCGATGGCCGGGCCGTTGACCGCGGCGATCACCGGCAGTTCGGCATCCTGAAGGGCCAGGGGCAGGCGCTGAATGCCGTGCCGATAGCTATTCTGGATGGTGAAGACGTCGCCGGCAAACATGCCGCTGCGGTCCTGCATGTCCTTGACATTGCCCCCGGAAGAAAAGGCGGCGCCCTCCCCCGTCACCACCAATACGGACACATCCAGACACTCATTCGCCCAGGCGAGAGTCGCCAGAAGATCCTCCACCAGGGCCGTCCCCGTCAGGGCGTTGCGAACATCATCCCGACAAAAGGTGAGCACCGCAGCGCCCGCGGCGACTTCCAGCGATGAATCCTTAACCCGCGGCAAG
Proteins encoded in this region:
- a CDS encoding helix-turn-helix domain-containing protein gives rise to the protein MGTNDAIAWVNAHRGMIISKARRLENFTPYERADYLQDAYEAAILATSVAQEKQLAFEACFWTLFRRQIAIITPNPLSPRHSGCTSPVTTHCREVDTVSERLSAPPQEKSPHDVERLYLAVREHLSEIERKVWVLALGVTRKGRLNNYEIAKELGCSVPNVRQAISRVVTRVARLVEEGRLEISPADIESRHLSVINGLAKKARAERAREPRPSEPRLKPRRNQAMNQMGERLRIVRGARTLEEFAKIFSIHKNTLANYEKGGRSPDAQFLMALCRAEDVDPGWLLGKADGRPSYRRELLEKTANTLSGMLPPSLGGRSGKLLVNLYERVEALGEEAHEEQIREIAQGLLELLKPAPAAHPQKLADGQGGTQWRTG
- a CDS encoding OmpA family protein — its product is MRLFILAAVVVALVPRPALAESICRELYAPDFEPVAQSFSAPSFLITPECPPGRLTAPDHGEDLALRLGAPTVESHTTLPPQLPPCPIIPLTVLFDFGGVEPQAKDLARLDQFPAGCAVWIEGHACDLGSEIYNRELSQRRAAAVAGYLGARGVRVVRQQALGAAHPAGPERAANRRVVVGPASGAKAIREPGKVMEEP
- a CDS encoding enoyl-CoA hydratase-related protein; amino-acid sequence: MNLPRVKDSSLEVAAGAAVLTFCRDDVRNALTGTALVEDLLATLAWANECLDVSVLVVTGEGAAFSSGGNVKDMQDRSGMFAGDVFTIQNSYRHGIQRLPLALQDAELPVIAAVNGPAIGAGMDLACMCDLRLASSRARFGETFVNLGIVSGDGGAWFLQRLIGFQKAAELCLTGRVIDAREALEMGLLLDVTDHSDLLPRAHELAARIAAKPRAALRLTKRLLRSAQHQDLQDFLNLCAAFQGMAHHSEEHGAAVADFLRVQSARGGGGGGAGGGGGGGGGWGVCFFFFFVWGVWCGTAPPRKPRPAFGADQNNLKGVSR
- a CDS encoding type-F conjugative transfer system secretin TraK, yielding MTPRPLTLMLAAALLGSVLPAPAAADGFADPSLTAPAGTNPWPTTVLPEISTRIRLSSTDVNRLVCSEDIRDLTFSQEKGIEVRIVGKNAFVKFTATRQGNRTLYSETPSEFFVVCGQSVYNLVSIPEQIPAQVVQLSSGQGERVRRNLALFEGLPLERKALRLIREAYADEPAESYLVRPLRRDLDLFAELELSLVREILVEGEGLRLRELVARLRPGQPGLRLKEEMFLRAELVDNPVAVAVEELLLQPGGTTRLFVVEVKPQGEDWSRWTAFAPGGLP
- a CDS encoding ParM/StbA family protein, with the translated sequence MEHFICDLGFSALKWIHRQRKGRIVSAMQHEGGRLLIGDEALILAGSSYLKTIEELVHYYPVFVERAAREADIATGSARLVVGLPYGVWHTEKDEPAGMVATLRKLLSASGWPDALILPQGLGGVRLHLAESPRPQGNILGIDVGFNTVIFTLYAPERKTIIHGDTFYKRGVHQMATRHLLPAIRKFAPSRSFTPVEISCLIEEGFIQYGFDRHDIGREISQAARDYVEVILRDIRGELLAHAAGKSSFETVLLFGGGARLIREHLSAGNVNLVILDEPEFANAAGFSVIAARAQQPE
- a CDS encoding TraV family lipoprotein is translated as MNPITKSLILGLLLASGCSPYASKFNCPDTDPGKCVPVEQAYLESKGGRRPERAAEGEAALEAYRARLFSRMAGLLEEPAAPLVAPPKVMRVLFLPYRGAENELHMPRYTYFFVDEPRFVLGERARELED
- a CDS encoding DsbC family protein; this translates as MKRIIATCVSGLLASTAAVTAWALDTSMDEANREHLKRAFPNLSITDFSETPLPGVYEVQAGEQIFYFSPQGYLFFGELWSKDGHNLTAESREALLSKAVGALPLDKAVRIGSGPHQVIEFTDPDCPHCRRVEKHLDGRADVTRYVFFYPLEALHPQARAKAQLILCAADREKALREVFAGRYDHQPIRLAAPCDADALLEEHLELARRLGVRGTPVLWVNGRQVSGADLARIDALLHRP
- a CDS encoding type IV conjugative transfer system protein TraE — its product is MKLPLFIQKSSNLFAENRLLKLVVVVMGAATLHNSCTLNGLLDEQRTIIVPPGFEGAMEVRGHRADPAYLNQMGRYVAALGLSHSPATARRQFEELLTLYRPQSYAAARAMFYEMADTIEATQTSSVFHTQRIVQDENRRRLEITGTRLLYVQDKKIAEASSTYVLDYLMEGGRFWIVELSEKDAK
- the trfA gene encoding plasmid replication initiator TrfA, yielding MQANLRTNTAVEVSSVRLRQTVAVPMILRFRNEDPQTKKPLRRWQLWVSPEMCLLFGDGCLTRINWEQRLRLPVGIATKLHGYWSTHRRPFAVRVETLQKFCGSEMRPKHFKAQLIEALKHLKDEGFLLAWSIEHDRVQVMRPEEQASFDP
- a CDS encoding MbcA/ParS/Xre antitoxin family protein, with protein sequence MAEPAILQNQPAESEDQRSRIARMVMQLFGHWQISTDEQLELLGLRPKSRAVLSRYRRGEPLPLVRDMLDRAAYLLAIHRSLRTLYPENPEICYGWVKMRNRALGNLTPLEVMLKEGLLGLAKVSRHLDVRLTR
- a CDS encoding type IV conjugative transfer system protein TraL, which encodes MQAKFPFYLSKPFKILFLEVDDLIVIGCCYLLAMLFGGFFWLSLVALPVAFHIFKRRMPQGFVANLPYFLGLVTLHGYPTFFEDEFAE
- a CDS encoding RES family NAD+ phosphorylase; the protein is MDILDNLSLRNIHQRLFRNVPELPAPAHPFDDLAADALDTEEADAFLKRLPPVPDEIDAFYHAIGYPFDPPHFTASRYSDGTFPVWYGALTSETTIYETAYHMVMDNLAIEGLSLGTQPIICHRHVYRVPCQALLIDLVGLENQEPRLVADDHRFCQQLARRLQAEGHPGLLAPSARTQGTNAAIFNQSVLGATEAGEHLTYVLRFADRHLEVRQDKAPPLRIEIAEWLALVR
- a CDS encoding TraB/VirB10 family protein, encoding MSLKDRWRGLSPRKKRFAVVAAVSGSLMLFAVVGVLLRGEKREPVERQVKPQVLTPAPSLLKKDLYQESLRDLSRRDAELSELRQLVEDIQREKQQRASAVAQEPGETRSEADTLQGPPEVRPAGRVAPLTGYPPPPLPLPGPGGAPLPAAPPPPEPVLVVGGIAHVSASASAASEDKKKASRPSVYLPPSFMAATLLSGLDAPTVEAARGNPVPVLLRVKELAVLPNSVKADLKGCFVIADGVGNLADERAHLQLVSLSCISRKGEAVIDQKVKGFVVDEDGKIGLKGQVVAKMGANIARSMLAGFFGGAADAISATSTVTSVSPLGTTQTIPSGDILRVGAASGISQGFKDVQKFYLDLAKQTMPVIEVGATKDITLVIQEGVTLEIRETGGGW